The proteins below come from a single Mya arenaria isolate MELC-2E11 chromosome 8, ASM2691426v1 genomic window:
- the LOC128243820 gene encoding uncharacterized protein LOC128243820: MDGRICLLFLFTIPPCIALECSSCMHMGIEYINMPANIESMMAGMMSSLDSLKNEPCSNNTAHTETCAVSSGVDTVIDTCISFTFTMTCMGFTGANLPDSGMRVTVVTRQCSASPVGTDDSCRKIDTLADAEGQAEIIKSLDSLKDSFESVEYNGDYCTTSTGILPSTTRVTDTTRATRTTITTEPTSGSSALIYLPSIAVFLFVLHLV, translated from the exons ATGGACGGAAGGATTTGTTTGCTGTTTTTGTTCACGATTCCACCATGCATCGCACTGG AATGTTCCAGCTGTATGCATATGGGCATTGAGTACATCAACATGCCGGCCAATATCGAAAGCATGATGGCCGGCATGATGTCATCCTTAGATTCTCTCAAGAATGAGCCATGTTCTAATAACACAGCCCATACAGAGACCTGCGCCGTTTCCTCAGGTGTTGATACAGTCATTGACACGTGTATCAGTTTCACATTCACCATGACGTGTATGGGCTTCACAGGCGCTAATCTGCCCG ATAGTGGTATGAGGGTTACGGTAGTGACGCGTCAGTGCAGCGCATCGCCGGTAGGCACCGATGACTCTTGCCGCAAGATTGATACTCTTGCTGACGCCGAGGGTCAAGCTGAGATTATCAAGTCACTGGATTCACTGAAAGATTCATTTGAATCCGTCGAATATAATGGCGACTATTGCACCACATCGACCGGTATTCTTCCTTCTACCACCAGAGTTACTGACACGACAAGGGCGACACGCACTACCATCACTACCGAACCAACAAGTGGTTCGTCGGCGCTAATTTATTTGCCATCGATTGCggttttcttatttgttttacatcttGTGTAA